The DNA window AGGGGTGGCTCTGGTGGCCAGGATCCGTCCGCTGCTGTCGCGGACAAGAGCTCCGGAGCCGGCGATTCCGGGATTGCCGCGGCTGCCGCCGTCGGCTTCGACGATGAGGTCGGTCACTGTGCTCCTTCAGACGATGCCCGGAAGCGTCGTGCGGGGCTCAGGGCCCAGGGGTGATCACGAAGTCCCAGGGGTCGGTGTTGATGCCGCTGACTGCGACCTCGACATCATAGCCGCGGTCGGCCAGGGCACGGTCCAAGGCATGCGCCGCGGCGGGAAGCCACATCCATTCGCTGGCGAAGTGGGAGACGTCGATGAGATAGGGACGCTGCTCGCCCACGGCCTCACGGGCCTCCGAGGCCGGGTGGTGACGCAGGTCAGCTGTGATGAAGACATCGGCCTCGGCCCGGCGTGCGGCCTCGAGCAGGGAGTCCCCGGCGCCGCCGCACAGGGCCACGCGTCGGATGAACGCGTCCCGGTCTCCGGCCACCCGGACTCCGCCCGCCACCGAGGGAAGGGTCGAGAACACCGTGGCGGCGAACTCACCCAGAGTGGTGCCCTGCGGCAGGGTGCCGATGCGACCCAGCCCCTCTTCTTCGAGGCCGTCCTCGGCGGCTTTGAGCGGAACCGCGTCCTCCAGGCCGAATATCTCGGCCAGGACGTCGTTGACGCCGCCGACGGCCGAATCCCCATTGGTATGGGCGGTCAGCAGGGCACACCCCGACTCGATGAGCCGGTGCACCAGCTCTCCTTTGAACGTGCCGGCCTCCACCGAACTGACCGGCCGCAGCAGCAGCGGATGGTGGGTGATCAGCAGATCTGCTTCGGCGCTGCAGGCCTCCTCGACCACTGGCCTGACCGGGTCCACGGCGAAGTGGATCTTCTCGACCGGGGCGCTGCGGCGCCCGGCGACCAGCCCGACGGCGTCCCAGGATTCGGCCAGGGAGCGGGGCCAGAGCTCTTCGGCCATGTCGAGGACGTCCTGCAGCGATGGCGTCTGTGGCATAGGCCATTTCTACCATGGGCGAATTCTCTCCCGAGAGCGGGAAGGAACAGCGGTGGGTGGTGTGTTGGCACGGAAATGATCGAACCAGTGAAGAACAAGATCGGATTCGGTACCGCGCCCCTGGGCAACATGTTCCGGGACATCCCTCAGGACGAGGCGCTGGCCACCGTCGAGGCCGCGTGGTCAGAAGGCGTCCGCTACTTCGACGCCGCGCCCTTCTACGGCGCCGGACTGGCCGAGGAGCGCCTGGGTGAGGTCCTCTCCCAGAAGTCCCGCGACGAGTTCATCCTCTCCACCAAGGTCGGCCGCCTGGTGCAGGAGGAGCCTGAGCAGAAGTCCGGGCTGTTCGAGTTCGGCCATCAGAAGAAGGTGATCACCGACTACTCGGCGGATGCGACCAAGCGCTCCATCGAGGACAGTCTGCGCCGGCTGCAGACCGATCGTCTCGACTTCGTATTCATCCACGACACCTCCCGCGACTTCTACGGAGACGAGTGGGTCTCTCTGTTCGATCAGGCCCGGCGGGGCGCGTTCACCGTGCTCTCGCAGCTGAAGGAGGAGGGCGTGATCAAGGGCTGGGGCCTCGGCGTGAACACCACCGAGCCCATCGAGCTGGCACTGGACATGGAGGAGGCGACGCCGAACATCAGCCTCTCCGCCACGCAGTACACGCTGCTCCAGCATGAGCGTGCGCTCCAGCGCATGATGCCGCGCTCGGAGGCACAGGAGGCCAAGATCGTGGTCGGCGGACCGTTCAACTCCGGTGCGCTGCTCGGCGGCGACCACTTCGACTACGGTGAGGTCCCCGCGGAGATCAAGGACCGCGTCGCTGCGCTCAATGAGGTCGCTGAGCGGTATGACGTCAGTCTCAAGGCGGCCGCTCTGCAGTTCTCCACGGCTCATCCGGCTGTGGCCGCTGTGATCCCGGGATCGAGCCGTCCTGAGCGGATCCGCGAGGACCTCGAGTCCATCGGCGCCGAGATCCCGACTGCTTTCTGGCAGGAGCTGCGCGAGCGGGAACTCATCTCCGCCGAGGCGCCGCTGCCTGCCTGAGGTCAGTCGACACGCCCTCTGAGCGTCCGGGGCGTTACCATGGACGCTCAGGGACGGGTTGGCCGGGCCATCGCGTCGCCGCCAGGCCCCGCCGGGCAGACGGCACTGTCGTCTGCCCGGCGGATAACGGTCGGCGCCGAGGAACGTCCGGACTCCGCAGGGCAGGATGGTGGGTAACACCCACTCGGGGAGACCCGCAGGCCAGTGCCACAGAAAGCAGACCGCCTGAGGGCCGCGTGCCCTCAGGTAAGGGTGAAACGGTGGTGTAAGAGACCACCAGCGCACCGGGCGACCGGTGCGGCTCGGTAAACCCCATCCGGAGCAAGGCCGAACAGGATGCGCAGGAGCTCCGCTCCGACAGGGCTGCCCGCCCGAGCATCCGGGTTGGCTGCTTGAGGGCCGTGGCAACACGGTGCCCAGATGGATGATGGCCGGCGTCGGGGGAGCGATCGCCCGACGTCACAGAATCCGGCGTACACGCCAACCCGTCCCTCTCCCCATAGACTGTCCCGGTGAGCTCCGCTCATAGACAAGGACGTCTATCGGAAGGAAAATCACTGTGCCCTCCAGCGCAGAGCACCAGACCCAGCAGCAGCTTCAGCAGTGGATCGATCGCGAGGCTCAGGCCGAGACCATGATCCCGCTCATCGGCCGCCTCTACCGGGACAACAACGTCGTCACCGGGATCTACGGGCGGCAGCTGGTCAACCAGTCGGCCACGGACATCCTCAAAGCCCATCGCTTCGCCCGTCAGGTCGATGAGACAGAGCTTCCCATCTCGGAGACGCTGCCTCTGGTCCAGGCGCTGACCGAGCTGGACCTCGGCGCCTGCACGATCGACATTGCCCGGCTCAACGCCAAGTACCGCGCATCCGGGGCCGTTGATCTTGAGGCCTTCCTGCGCGAGGAGCTCGAGGACATCGTGGGGCAGAAGGGCCGAGGCCAGGCCGAGCCGCGCGACGTGGTCCTCTACGGCTTCGGCCGCATCGGTCGCCTGCTGGCCCGGATCATGGTGGGCAGGGCCTCCTCGGCCACCGGGCTGAGGCTGCGCGCCATCGTGGTCCGCAAGGGTGCGGAGAACGACCTGGCCAAGCGAGCCTCCCTGCTGCGCCGCGACTCCGTCCACGGGCCCTTCGCCGGTTCCATCCGTCTGGATGAGGAGAACGGCGCGATCATCGCCAACGGCACCTACATCCAGGTCATCCACGCCGATGACCCTGCCCAGGTCGATTACACCCAGTACGGGATCAGCGATGCCATCGTGGTCGACAACACCGGACGGTGGCGCGACGAGGAGGGGCTGAGTCAGCACCTGCAGGCTCCGGGAGCTTCTCGGGTCCTGCTGACGGCCCCCGGCAAGGGCGACCTGAAGAACGTGGTCCACGGGGTGAACCACGAGGACATCACCGACGCCGATCAGATCGTCTCCGCCGCCAGCTGCACCACCAACGCGATCACTCCGGTGGCCAAGCTGATGCACGAGACCTATGGCATCGATCACGGTCACGTCGAGACGGTGCACTCCTACACCAACGATCAGAACCTGATCGACAACTTCCACAAGGGGGAGCGGCGCGGACGCTCGGCGGCGCTGAACATGGTGCTCACCGAGACCGGTGCGGCCAAGGCTGTGGCCAAGGCGCTGCCCGAGCTGAGGGGCAGGCTCTCCGGCAACGCCATCCGCGTACCCACTGCGGATGTGTCCATGGCCATCCTGAACCTGGAGCTGCAGAGGGAGACCACCAAGGAGGAGCTCAACCGCTTCCTGCGTACCGAGTCCCTGGAGGGCGAGCTGCATCAGCAGGTCGACTACATCGATTCCGCCGAAGTGGTCTCCAGCGACTTCGTCGGCACGCGTGCGGCCGGAATCGTCGACGGACTGGCGACCATCGTCAACGGCACTCAGGCGATCCTCTACGTCTGGTACGACAACGAGTTCGGCTACTCGGCTCAGGTGGTCCGGGTGCTGGAGCATATGACTGCCTCAGCATCCACCAAGTATCCTCGAGTCGGTGAATAGCTCAGGGCCGCATCAGAAACACGCGCGAACGGCCGCTCCCGACGACGGGGGCGGCCTTTCGTCGTCTGCCCCGACCGCCTCTGAGGCGGACCGGGGCCGTCTGAGCAGTGCTCTGCTGAGCCCCGGCCTGTGGCGTCAGGGGGTCCGCGGGCCCGTGCTCGAGGGTGTGGTCGGCTCGCTGCTGGTGCTCTTCGGCTCATTCGGGGTGGGCTGGTTGGCCAACGCCTCGACCATCAACCGATGGGACTGGGTCATCCCGCTGCGCACCACTGCTGAGGGTGTCACCGTGACGACCATCGCACTGACCCTGGGCTGCTGGCTCATGTTCCGCGCCTGGCTGCGGCTGGGCAGGGCCCTGCGCGGCTGGCCCGGAGGCTCGCTGTCCACGGTCAACTGGGCCACAGCGGTCTGGTCGCTGCCGCACCTGATCTGCCTGCCGATCTTCTCCCGCGATGTCTACGCCTACGTCAATCAGGGGCGTCTGGTCCTGGCCGGCGAAGATCCCTATATGGTCGGCGTCTCCCAGCTGGACAACTGGTTCCATTTCGGCACCGACATCATGTGGGCCCACTCAGAGACTCCTTACGGGCCTATGTTCCTGTGGATCGAGGCGCTGGTCATGCGGATCACCGACAATGCGGTGGATCCGTCGATCTTCCTCTTCCGGCTGGCCTGTGTGGCCGGCGTCGTGCTCATCATGGTCTTCGTGCCCAAGCTGGCACGGCTTCTGGGCGTGGATTCGGCGCGGGCCCAGTGGCTGACTGCGGCGAATCCGCTGTTCATCATCAGCTTCATCTCCTCGGCCCATAATGACGCCCTCATGATGGGATTTGCTCTGGCCGGGATCTATGCAGCGGCCCGGGGCCGGGGAGTGCTGGCCACGGTGCTGGTCACCGTCTCCATCGGCATGAAGCTGATCACTATCGTGCTGCTGCCCTTCGTTGGACTTCTCTGGGCCGCGTACGCTGCTCACCGGAAGGGTCTGGATCAGGCCACCTGGCTGATGCGCTTCACCTATTGGTTCCTCACCGCGGCGATCTCTGGAGCGGTGCTGCTGATGGTCGGATGGGCCAACGGCTACGGCATCGGATGGTTGGGTGTGCTGGCCGGGACCGGGGACACCGGGAAGTCCTTCTGGTCACCCATGGGGATCGCCGACACCAGGCTGACCGATCTGCTGCTGGTCTTCGGGATGGACGCCGACTGGACCTTGGACACGATGCGTGTGCTCGGACGTCTCAGCTCTGTGGCGATCGTGGTCGCCCTGATGTTCCTGGGCAGGGACGAGCACATCGTGCAGCGTATGACGTGGGCGTTCACCGCCCTGGTGGTGCTCAGCCCGATCATCCATCCCTGGTATCTGCTGTGGCTGCTGCCCCTGTTCGCAGTCACCGGCATCCGCAACGACTGGCAGACCAAATGGGTCTTCTTCACCGTCGGATTCTTCATCTGCTACGGGGCCCAGGACCAGCTGCACGTCTGGCAGTTCCTGAACATGGATGAGCAGATGCTGCGGACCTCCCTGGTCACCTCGATCATCTGCATGGTCCTCATCGGCCTGATGCGCGGCACCCGGTGGGCGGTGCTCGACGGATGGGTGCTCTCGCCGATCACGGTCCGGCTGCCGTGGTCCACCGATGAACGGGGTCGGCCGAAGACCCTCACCTTCTTCTCTGAGCGCGGCAGGGAACCGATGCCATGAGAGCCTCGGCGGCGATGACCACGGCCCACCGTCTCCACCTCGGTCTGCTCCTGACGGCGGTCTGTGTGCTGTACCTGTCCCATTCGCTGCTGCGTTTTCGGAACTTCGAGGCCCGCGGCTACGACCTGGGCATCTTCGATCAGGCGGTGCGGCAGTACGCGCAGTTCGACGCGCCGATCGTGCCGATCAAGGGGGAGGGGTTCCACCTTCTGGGAGACCACTTCCATCCGATCATCGCTGCGCTTGCGCCGCTCTACTGGGTCTGGGACGACCCACGGATGCTCAACATCGCGCTGGTGGTCCTACTGGTCTCCTCTGCGGTGCCGGTCTATCTGGTGGTGCGTGGTTGGTTCGGCCACACGGCGGCCATGCTCTCGGCGGCTGCAATGCTGCTGTGGTGGCCCTTCCAGTCGTTCGTCGATTGGGACTTCCACGAGATCGCCTTCGGGGTGCCGATCATCGGTTGGGTCATCTGGGCCCTCGAGCGACATCGTCCCTGGCTGGCGGTCGGCCTGGGCGCGGTCCTGCTGCTGGTCCGCGAGGACCTCGGGGCCACGCTGGTGGCTCTCGGGCTCGTGCTGGCCATCCGGCGCTTCTGGCTGCCGGCAGTCGCAGCGATCCTGCTGGGCCTGGTGGGATTCTGGTTCGCCGTCGGGGTGGTGATCCCGCACTTCGCGGCCGATGGGGAATTCGGCTATTGGGAGTACACCGCGTTGGGCGCCACGGCGAGCGCTGCGCTCACCACTCTCGTGACCCGCCCGTGGACGGTGTTTCCGGCGTTGGTGGATCACCCCCTCAAACTCGGCCTGATAGCCGCTCACCTCCTGCCGCTGTGGCTGCTGCCGCTGCTCTCGCCCTATGTGCTGCTCGGACTCCCGATCGTGGTCTCACGGCTGCTGAACGACAGGCTGACCGTGTGGGGGCTGGTCTATCAGTACGACGCCATCCTGGTGCCGGTCTTCCTGCTGGCGGCCCTGGACGTGCTCCGCCGGATCGGACAGCGTCGCGGGTGGAGCGATCGTCCAGCGCTGTGGCTGCCCGGTGGGATGCTGGTCATCACGCTGGCAGGCGGAGCGGCGATGGCCCACACTGTGCCGCAGGAGCACCAGATCTTCCCGCTGCATCGGACCTACACCGCGGAGAACTGGGAGTTGGACGAGCGCGCGGCGGCACACCGTCGCGCTGTTGAGTCGATTCCCGACGGCGTGTGCGTAGAGGCCGCGGACACGGCCGTCCCGCACCTGGTGGACCGCACCTATGTGGGGCTCAGCGGGACCCTGAGTGAGGAGCACGTCAACTGGATCATCATCGATGACACCGTCGCGGAGCTCGGCGGCAACGAGCCGCTGACCCCGCAGGAGGCCTTCGAACGGGCCGAGGACCTGGGCTTCGAGGTGGTCAGTGCGGACGATCACGGTCTCTGGGTGCTGCACCGGGAGATGCCGGACGCTCCGATCTGCAGCGACTACCTGCAGCGCTGAGTGGCGGTATCCTTGACGCCCGTGACCAGGATCTCCGCCCAGCCGCGCAGCGCCGGCCCTTCCGCCCCCGGGTCCTCCCGCATGCAGTGGATGGACTTCCTCCGCGGCATCGCCGTGCTGCTGGTGGTGGTGC is part of the Nesterenkonia lacusekhoensis genome and encodes:
- a CDS encoding Nif3-like dinuclear metal center hexameric protein, whose amino-acid sequence is MPQTPSLQDVLDMAEELWPRSLAESWDAVGLVAGRRSAPVEKIHFAVDPVRPVVEEACSAEADLLITHHPLLLRPVSSVEAGTFKGELVHRLIESGCALLTAHTNGDSAVGGVNDVLAEIFGLEDAVPLKAAEDGLEEEGLGRIGTLPQGTTLGEFAATVFSTLPSVAGGVRVAGDRDAFIRRVALCGGAGDSLLEAARRAEADVFITADLRHHPASEAREAVGEQRPYLIDVSHFASEWMWLPAAAHALDRALADRGYDVEVAVSGINTDPWDFVITPGP
- a CDS encoding aldo/keto reductase; amino-acid sequence: MKNKIGFGTAPLGNMFRDIPQDEALATVEAAWSEGVRYFDAAPFYGAGLAEERLGEVLSQKSRDEFILSTKVGRLVQEEPEQKSGLFEFGHQKKVITDYSADATKRSIEDSLRRLQTDRLDFVFIHDTSRDFYGDEWVSLFDQARRGAFTVLSQLKEEGVIKGWGLGVNTTEPIELALDMEEATPNISLSATQYTLLQHERALQRMMPRSEAQEAKIVVGGPFNSGALLGGDHFDYGEVPAEIKDRVAALNEVAERYDVSLKAAALQFSTAHPAVAAVIPGSSRPERIREDLESIGAEIPTAFWQELRERELISAEAPLPA
- a CDS encoding glyceraldehyde-3-phosphate dehydrogenase encodes the protein MPSSAEHQTQQQLQQWIDREAQAETMIPLIGRLYRDNNVVTGIYGRQLVNQSATDILKAHRFARQVDETELPISETLPLVQALTELDLGACTIDIARLNAKYRASGAVDLEAFLREELEDIVGQKGRGQAEPRDVVLYGFGRIGRLLARIMVGRASSATGLRLRAIVVRKGAENDLAKRASLLRRDSVHGPFAGSIRLDEENGAIIANGTYIQVIHADDPAQVDYTQYGISDAIVVDNTGRWRDEEGLSQHLQAPGASRVLLTAPGKGDLKNVVHGVNHEDITDADQIVSAASCTTNAITPVAKLMHETYGIDHGHVETVHSYTNDQNLIDNFHKGERRGRSAALNMVLTETGAAKAVAKALPELRGRLSGNAIRVPTADVSMAILNLELQRETTKEELNRFLRTESLEGELHQQVDYIDSAEVVSSDFVGTRAAGIVDGLATIVNGTQAILYVWYDNEFGYSAQVVRVLEHMTASASTKYPRVGE
- the mptB gene encoding polyprenol phosphomannose-dependent alpha 1,6 mannosyltransferase MptB; translation: MNSSGPHQKHARTAAPDDGGGLSSSAPTASEADRGRLSSALLSPGLWRQGVRGPVLEGVVGSLLVLFGSFGVGWLANASTINRWDWVIPLRTTAEGVTVTTIALTLGCWLMFRAWLRLGRALRGWPGGSLSTVNWATAVWSLPHLICLPIFSRDVYAYVNQGRLVLAGEDPYMVGVSQLDNWFHFGTDIMWAHSETPYGPMFLWIEALVMRITDNAVDPSIFLFRLACVAGVVLIMVFVPKLARLLGVDSARAQWLTAANPLFIISFISSAHNDALMMGFALAGIYAAARGRGVLATVLVTVSIGMKLITIVLLPFVGLLWAAYAAHRKGLDQATWLMRFTYWFLTAAISGAVLLMVGWANGYGIGWLGVLAGTGDTGKSFWSPMGIADTRLTDLLLVFGMDADWTLDTMRVLGRLSSVAIVVALMFLGRDEHIVQRMTWAFTALVVLSPIIHPWYLLWLLPLFAVTGIRNDWQTKWVFFTVGFFICYGAQDQLHVWQFLNMDEQMLRTSLVTSIICMVLIGLMRGTRWAVLDGWVLSPITVRLPWSTDERGRPKTLTFFSERGREPMP
- a CDS encoding DUF2079 domain-containing protein; translated protein: MTTAHRLHLGLLLTAVCVLYLSHSLLRFRNFEARGYDLGIFDQAVRQYAQFDAPIVPIKGEGFHLLGDHFHPIIAALAPLYWVWDDPRMLNIALVVLLVSSAVPVYLVVRGWFGHTAAMLSAAAMLLWWPFQSFVDWDFHEIAFGVPIIGWVIWALERHRPWLAVGLGAVLLLVREDLGATLVALGLVLAIRRFWLPAVAAILLGLVGFWFAVGVVIPHFAADGEFGYWEYTALGATASAALTTLVTRPWTVFPALVDHPLKLGLIAAHLLPLWLLPLLSPYVLLGLPIVVSRLLNDRLTVWGLVYQYDAILVPVFLLAALDVLRRIGQRRGWSDRPALWLPGGMLVITLAGGAAMAHTVPQEHQIFPLHRTYTAENWELDERAAAHRRAVESIPDGVCVEAADTAVPHLVDRTYVGLSGTLSEEHVNWIIIDDTVAELGGNEPLTPQEAFERAEDLGFEVVSADDHGLWVLHREMPDAPICSDYLQR